A portion of the Lolium rigidum isolate FL_2022 chromosome 1, APGP_CSIRO_Lrig_0.1, whole genome shotgun sequence genome contains these proteins:
- the LOC124684439 gene encoding uncharacterized protein LOC124684439 isoform X1 yields the protein MAQSRAHRWALRLHPRLLHQKLAPITWTSSVIDGVDGDDGYPVTVYGRVTTSEPRDRCRRGSGAPWSSWLSKVARHPAAGGGRTQKLAWTLTCYRLPLPLAAPGDLPNLQLPVRLKSCLRRRRHQQLHSGCCRPAMSSPSRAANLLGPLCMQTTQKRNLICIESRVLSVPSSCMPFPRPSWRIPTCQRTS from the exons ATGGCCCAAAGCCGCGCTCATCGATGGGCCCTTCGTCTTCACCCCCGGCTTCTTCACCAAAAACTAGCCCCAATCACTTGGACAAGCTCT GTTATTGATGGTGTTGATGGCGACGATGGGTACCCTGTGACTGTTTATGGCCGAGTTACAACGAGTGAGCCAAGGGACAGGTGCCGGAGAGGCAGCGGAGCTCCATGGTCCTCTTGGCTGAGCAAGGTGGCGAGACATCCAGCAGCGGGAGGAGGGAGGACACAAAAGCTTGCATGGACTCTGACCTGCTACCGGCTACCACTCCCTCTCGCTGCTCCTGGCGACCTCCCCAACCTGCAGCTTCCAGtaag GTTAAAATCATGTCTGAGGAGGCGCAGACATCAACAATTGCACTCCGGTTGCTGCCGACCGGCTATGAGCTCTCCGTCAAGAGCAGCTAATCTACTGGGGCCGCTTTGCATGCAG ACAACACAGAAGAGGAATCTGATCTGCATTGAGTCGAGGGTGCTGAGCGTGCCGTCCAGCTGCATGCCATTCCCCAGGCCCTCATGGCGAATACCAACCTGCCAGCGTACAAGTTGA
- the LOC124684439 gene encoding uncharacterized protein LOC124684439 isoform X2 translates to MAQSRAHRWALRLHPRLLHQKLAPITWTSSVIDGVDGDDGYPVTVYGRVTTSEPRDRCRRGSGAPWSSWLSKVARHPAAGGGRTQKLAWTLTCYRLPLPLAAPGDLPNLQLPVKIMSEEAQTSTIALRLLPTGYELSVKSS, encoded by the exons ATGGCCCAAAGCCGCGCTCATCGATGGGCCCTTCGTCTTCACCCCCGGCTTCTTCACCAAAAACTAGCCCCAATCACTTGGACAAGCTCT GTTATTGATGGTGTTGATGGCGACGATGGGTACCCTGTGACTGTTTATGGCCGAGTTACAACGAGTGAGCCAAGGGACAGGTGCCGGAGAGGCAGCGGAGCTCCATGGTCCTCTTGGCTGAGCAAGGTGGCGAGACATCCAGCAGCGGGAGGAGGGAGGACACAAAAGCTTGCATGGACTCTGACCTGCTACCGGCTACCACTCCCTCTCGCTGCTCCTGGCGACCTCCCCAACCTGCAGCTTCCA GTTAAAATCATGTCTGAGGAGGCGCAGACATCAACAATTGCACTCCGGTTGCTGCCGACCGGCTATGAGCTCTCCGTCAAGAGCAGCTAA
- the LOC124663899 gene encoding LOW QUALITY PROTEIN: primase homolog protein (The sequence of the model RefSeq protein was modified relative to this genomic sequence to represent the inferred CDS: substituted 2 bases at 2 genomic stop codons) produces MPPRPSLQSILLIAASTSTAAGYAGLLLAAGRHFPAAFAAAGATASACSTPSPGAVSPGRPSSPTASGPPPCPSSRAPRMCKGGFKKEQSLSVFIRIDGLNARWTCFRANCGXKGNAQPDGDSAVYQAKKDTRNGSDTGNRTGAGKETDQQVKANHAVKVYRKLCEEDLHLEPLCDEIVTYFSERMISPETLRRNNVSQRKWNNKLVIAFTXRRDKVLVGCKYRELSKKYSQERNTEKILYGLDDIKQARVVIIVEGEIDKLSMEEAGYRNCVSVPDGAPPQVSNKLPDKDHDTKYRYLWNCKEYLDSASKIILATDADPPGQALAEELARRLGNERCWRVTWPRKNETQFCKDANEVCYVMHGLL; encoded by the exons ATGCCACCGCGGCCGTCCCTCCAGTCGATCCTCCTCATTGCAGCCTCCACCTCCACTGCCGCTGGGtacgcgggcctcctcctcgccgcgggCCGCCACTTCCctgccgccttcgccgccgcgGGGGCCACCGCATCCGCCTGCTCCACTCCTTCTCCGGGGGCCGTCTCCCCAGGCCGACCGAGCTCGCCTACTGCTTCGGGACCGCCGCCGTGCCCGTCGTCCCGCGCTCCTCGAATG TGCAAAGGGGGGTTCAAAAAGGAACAAAGCCTTAGTGTCTTCATCCGAATTGATGG TTTAAATGCAAGATGGACTTGTTTTAGAGCGAATTGTGGCTGAAAAGGCAATGCCCAG CCTGACGGAGATTCCGCGGTGTACCAAGCAAAAAAGGACACACGAAATGGAAGTGACACAGGAAATAGAACTGGCGCAGGAAAGGAAACTGACCAGCAAGTCAAGGCAAATCATGCAGTCAAGGTCTACAGAAAGCTTTGTGAAGAGGACCTGCATCTTGAGCCTCTGTGTGATGAG ATCGTGACATACTTTTCGGAAAGAATGATATCACCGGAAACACTTCGAAGGAACAATGTATCGCAACGTAAATGGAACAACAAG CTTGTGATTGCTTTCACCTAAAGACGTGATAAAGTCCTCGTTGGCTGCAAATACAGGGAACTCTCTAAGAAATATTCACAG GAGAGAAACACTGAGAAAATTTTGTATGGTCTGGATGATATAAAGCAAGCACGTGTTGTTATCATT GTTGAGGGTGAAATTGATAAACTTTCCATGGAAGAGGCTGGCTATCGTAACTGTGTGAGTGTGCCAGATGGTGCACCACCACAAGTATCCAACAAACTCCCAGACAAAGACCAT GATACGAAGTATCGATATCTGTGGAACTGCAAAGAGTATCTTGACTCG GCATCTAAGATAATACTGGCAACAGATGCTGATCCTCCAGGGCAGGCTCTTGCTGAGGAACTTGCTCGCCGCCTTGGTAATGAAAG GTGTTGGAGGGTCACCTGGCCAAGGAAGAATGAGACACAATTTTGCAAAGATGCCAATGAGGTTTGTTATGTCATGCACGGACTACTTTGA